GAGCTGAGGGAGGCGACGCCGAAGCGCTGGCCCGCAGTGGCCCGGGCTGCAGCGCGGCCGGCGCAGTAGGGCACTCGCCCGATTTGTGGACCGACCCGGCTCCGGCGCCGCCGATCCCGGTCCGGGGTCCGCCCCCCAGGCCCGGCCTCGTTCCCGATTCCCAGATGAGCACCGAGGGCGGGCCTCCGCCACCCCCGCCGCGCCCGCCGCCTGCCCCACTCCGCCGCGCGTGCAGCCCGGCGCCCGGCGCGCTCCAGGCCGCCTTGATGAGCCCGCCACCCGCCGCCACCCTGGAGTCCActtcgtcgtcgtcatcatcatcctctgcctcctgtgcctcGTCCTCTTCTAACTCCGTCAGCGCCTCGGCCGGTGCTTGCAAGAGTGCGGCTAGCAGCGGCGGCGCGGGCGCCGGGAGTGGAGGCACCAAGAAGGCAACCTCGGGGCTGCGGCGGCCGGAGAAGCCTCCTTACTCGTACATCGCGCTCATCGTCATGGCCATCCAGAGCTCGCCCAGCAAGCGCCTGACGCTCAGTGAGATCTACCAGTTCCTACAGGCGCGCTTCCCCTTTTTCCGTGGCGCCTACCAGGGCTGGAAGAACTCCGTGCGCCACAACCTCTCGCTCAACGAGTGCTTCATCAAGCTGCCCAAGGGCCTCGGGAGACCTGGTAAGGGCCACTACTGGACCATCGACCCGGCCAGCGAATTCATGTTTGAGGAGGGTTCGTTCCGCCGCCGGCCGCGCGGCTTCAGGCGGAAGTGCCAGGCTCTCAAACCCATGTACCATCGCGTGGTGAGCGGCTTGGGCTTCGGGGCCTCGCTGCTGCCCCAGGGCTTCGACTTCCAAGCGCCCCCGTCGGCGCCTCTGGGTTGCCACGGTCAAGGCGGTTATGGTGGCCTCGACATGATGCCCGCGGGCTATGATACAGGGGCGGGTGCTCCGGGCCACGCGCATccacaccacctccaccaccaccacgtcCCCCACATGTCGCCCAACCCGGGCTCCACCTATATGGCCAGCTGCCCGGTGCCCGCAGGTCCTGCGGGCGTCGGTGCGGCAGCGggtggcggcggtggcggcggggACTATGGGccggacagcagcagcagccctgtGCCCTCATCCCCGGCTATGGCAAGCGCCATTGAGTGTCACTCGCCCTACACTAGCCCTGCGGCACATTGGAGCTCGCCTGGCGCTTCACCTTACCTCAAGCAGCCGCCTGCCCTGACGCCAAGCAGTAATCCCGCGGCCTCTGCTGGTCTGCACCCCAGCATGTCTTCCTACTCGTTGGAGCAGAGCTACTTGCACCAGAACGCCCGCGAGGATCTCTCAGGTAATAAAGAGCGCCAAGGCTGGCTGCAAGCGGAGCCTCTGAGAGCCTCTGAGGGCCAGGGCTACTGCACCCTTGGTCCTCAACGCTGGGGTCTTCAGAACTagaatgctgggggtggggtggggattcgGTTCCCTATTCCTAAGTGAGAGAAGGGGATTTGATCTTGTACCCTTCTCTAATGCTCTGGGCCTGTTGGTGGGCCCCAGAATTCCCAAATTGGAGAAGGGTGGTGCCAAGTCCTAAGTCTCTTGGCCTTCATTAGGACACTGTGGACTTTCTCCCAATTAGGTCAGACTCAGCTCTGAAAGAAGGCCTGTGACCTTTGGAGACCTTGGTCGAGGAATTGAGTCTGGATCATTTCGTTTCTTCCTACTCTTTTCAAAGTCCATTTTGCTCGGCTTTAGTTCCTAAAGGAGATGACAGAAAGGGAGCGGTTCTGTATGAAGCAGAGCAAGGGAGGAAGAGTTCTTACCTGAGCAGGTAATGATAGGAGATggtagggaaggagagagagaaaagcagagcagaatcCCAAGGGCTTCGCTAGCGATAGGAGGCACCAAAGTGTTGAGGAatcttggacacacacacacacacacacacacacacacacacacacacgtactgtAGATCTAAGTAATTGACTCAAGTTTGTCCTGGGCATCAGGGCGTAGGCACCCTGGTGTGATCCCTTCCCCCGAGGAAATGTGCCCAGAGGCCACTTGCAGtgtggttggtttatattgtgtGGGTTGCAGATTATGAAAATTTATTGACTTGTGAAAAGTGGTTGGCTGGtgtagggagaggaggggagtgcAGGAGAGAATTTTGTGTTTGTATGGCTTTATCTACAGAATAGAGATAAACCCTGATtaatctcctccctccctgccccaggGTCCCTTAGGGATGCAGATTGAAATTTGGGAGCCTGTCCGTCAAGGGCAAAGCCCAAAGGTGCCCTCTCCCACGTCCTTACCAACAGAAAATGCACAGGCTGATGCAtaccttcgtgtgtgtgtgtgtgtgtgtgtgtgtgtgtgtgtgtgtgtgccacaggagctggggtggggggataggGAAGCCAAGAAACAGCAAAAGATCTTGGAGAAATTTCCCAAATAAGCCTTTTAACTGGGGGTCTCAGAGGTTAACCAAACAAAGACAGTCTAGGCAGGACCACACGGGAGAGGATTTTAGGCTGACTTAACCCACAGAGAACAGAGTCTCCTTCAATTTTATGGGAATTTCAACAAGTAACCAATACAGATGACCCTCTCTCTtattctccaccccacccccacctcctgcccTACAGGCTAGCTGTCAGTCTCCCTCCTACACACTGAACTGCATCCTatgccttccccctccttctctagGCCTACCGCTCTGGCCCTGTCCTCTGTCTTTCCCTTTGGATACCTTGAGCCCAGGCTTTCCAACTGCCAGGAAATTATATTCTaggagaaacaaacaagcaaacagcaagGAGCAAAGACGTTTCTGACCTTTTTATTAGGTTCGTGTTCCATCCCACACACTCTAGGCCATACATGAAACCCCCCAAACTCCGCGGCTATGACAGCCAAGAAGGCAGGCCTCCGATCTCATGTTCTCCTGCCCATCAGGAAGAGCCTTCCCCACAAGCAATAGCTTAGTCCAACTTGGTCACGGTGCCATATAATCCTCCCTTCCTAGAATATTATTCCGGTTTTGTCACCTCCAGTAAAGACCTTGTCAAGGGGCTTACAAAGAGCACTGCGTTGTACACGGGGACCCTGCAGGGCCTGGTTGCGAGTGCTGCCCACACGACTGAGGCCCACTGAAACTGGAAGGTCCCTTGGAACCCTGGCATGGCTGAAGCCGTGGCCCAGGGACAGCTGAACAAAGCTCCCAGAACACACATCGCCACGCACACAGCACGACCCTCCTCCCGCCACACACTCGCACGCGCCGGGCCCCCCACTTTTTAACAGGATAACGGAGGTGGCGACCGCAGGGCGGCAGCGGCGACGACGCAACCCGGTAGAGGCAGGAGTAGTCGGCGCTCATCACGAAGCCCTGTGGGCTTCAGCTGTCTGTGCTCCCTCGCGGCTCAATAGGGAGCAGGCAACTGCCTGGGACCAGGGAGGCGCAAGCTCTGATATTCGCTGGTGACATCGTTGGCAGTGAAGGATCTGATCGATTGTCCCGCGCGTTCACCTGGGTCGCTTCTCCAGAGCCGAAACTCCCCGAGCGGTCCCACTTTGCCACAGAGGCGGAGTCACACCCGCTGGTGAGCGGCCTAGTAGCTCGATGGGTGACCGCCGTAGGGCTTATACGTCGCCGGTCGCACATAAGCTTTCCTTCAGGTTACAGTCAACCTCACTGGGGGCGACACAGGCGTGCGTCTGGTGCGGGTCACGCCAACCGGGTGCGTAGAGGAAGTCTTGGTAAAGCCTGTCCCTGTGGCAGAGATGCGCGCTGATCGCATGAGCCGATTGCTCCTCCTTGGAGCggagaaagcaaaagcaaaagtggTTCGCAGGTTGACGCTGAGAAGGACCGGCTCAGGTCGTGGACAACCGCTAGACACAAGCTTTCCCCGGGAGCCACCAGTTCCCTCGGGTACTCCGTGTGCGGCTAGATACCATGACTAAAGAGCACCTCTTGGCCTATCCAAGGCCAGGGTTCGAAATCTAGAAgatgcctgctgcctgtggttGGGAGGGGGCtgccctcttctctcccccttctcagacCCCTTCTTCTCTAAGGTATTTTCTTTGTCATCCTGTGTGGATGAAGGGGGTagcacacccccaccccatcccgaCTTCTTGAGACAGAAAAATTAGGTACAAAAACAGAGGCGATGGCGCAAAGTGTCAGCGTGCGTGTGCCGAGCTCAGCCTGGATCCAGGCCTGGCAGAGAGGTCTCCCAGCACAAGAGAGGGATGTGGGAATCCACGAACAGATTACCTCTCAAGGCGTTCTTGAATTCCCACTTGCCTCTCAAGAAAGGGTATTTAAAACCAAAGCAGGGCAGGCCTTTGGGTCTCCAAGGCGCTCCGAGATGCGTCCTATTGGTTTTATAGCCATACACCCTAAGGCCACCAGCTGCCTTTACACCCTCAGTCAAAAATAACACAAATTAATGGGAAATTTCGAACTAATACACCCCACCATCAGCTGGGTGACTTTcactgaaaagattttttttctttcttctttcagtcGGACTGCCCCGTTACCAGCACCACTCCACTCCAGTGTGCGACAGGAAAGATTTCGTCCTCAATTTCAATGGCATTTCTTCTTTCCACCCTTCCGCTAGTGGCTcttattatcaccatcatcaccagagCGTGTGCCAAGATATTAAGCCCTGTGTTATGTGAATGGACAGAGGCCTTGAAGGCCACTCTGCTctccctcttctgccttcttctcctctcccctccgaGAGGGGCAGCCAGGAACTGCAACGGACTCACACTGTGCACGCTGGATAGCGAATAGCAGTAAGTAGCACACCCATCACTTAGACAAATACCCAAGGGAGTTCTGCTCACCGATATTTGCCCGGCCCCTGGAAGAGGAAACCTTTCGAAAGCTAATATCCCAGAAGAGCGACAGACAGAGGAGGTGACTACATGTAAGACATATGTTACTGTGTGGAGGACATAAAACTTTTCAGTTCTGGGGTGGCCATTGCATTCACTAATCAGGGTCTGaaaagggag
Above is a window of Mus musculus strain C57BL/6J chromosome 13, GRCm38.p6 C57BL/6J DNA encoding:
- the Foxf2 gene encoding forkhead box protein F2, encoding MSTEGGPPPPPPRPPPAPLRRACSPAPGALQAALMSPPPAATLESTSSSSSSSSASCASSSSNSVSASAGACKSAASSGGAGAGSGGTKKATSGLRRPEKPPYSYIALIVMAIQSSPSKRLTLSEIYQFLQARFPFFRGAYQGWKNSVRHNLSLNECFIKLPKGLGRPGKGHYWTIDPASEFMFEEGSFRRRPRGFRRKCQALKPMYHRVVSGLGFGASLLPQGFDFQAPPSAPLGCHGQGGYGGLDMMPAGYDTGAGAPGHAHPHHLHHHHVPHMSPNPGSTYMASCPVPAGPAGVGAAAGGGGGGGDYGPDSSSSPVPSSPAMASAIECHSPYTSPAAHWSSPGASPYLKQPPALTPSSNPAASAGLHPSMSSYSLEQSYLHQNAREDLSVGLPRYQHHSTPVCDRKDFVLNFNGISSFHPSASGSYYHHHHQSVCQDIKPCVM